Proteins from a genomic interval of Diaphorobacter sp. HDW4A:
- a CDS encoding DMT family transporter yields the protein MRSERRGLVALLIVTVVWGTTFPAMKLLSGHLDALQIIWARFAIALAVLLPLWHGMRSNERRWGIALGALLFIAFWLQIEGLARTTSNRNAFVTGLNVLVVPILAMLVLGKRYGLALWAACGMALLGMTLMFHENDPWNLGDTLTLASTFFYAVYILALEECARRTAKQPLRATRMAAAQAAVMFVAASILVVLRHGDIESALGPLLDLPTSSWIALAYLGVFASVMVVTLQAWGQQRVDAMRSAIIYGLEPVFAATVGWFLIGESLGLNGLLGAALIVGALIVSQLQPPKELAAAA from the coding sequence ATGCGCTCCGAACGTCGTGGGCTGGTGGCCCTTTTGATCGTCACTGTGGTGTGGGGAACTACCTTCCCCGCGATGAAACTGCTGTCGGGCCACCTCGACGCGCTGCAAATCATCTGGGCCCGCTTCGCCATCGCGCTGGCCGTGCTCCTCCCCCTGTGGCACGGCATGCGCAGCAACGAGCGCCGCTGGGGAATCGCCCTCGGCGCTCTGCTCTTTATCGCCTTCTGGCTGCAGATAGAGGGCCTCGCGCGCACCACCAGCAACCGCAACGCCTTCGTCACCGGACTCAACGTGCTGGTGGTGCCGATTCTGGCGATGCTCGTGCTCGGCAAGCGCTACGGCCTCGCGCTGTGGGCGGCCTGCGGTATGGCGCTGCTCGGCATGACGCTGATGTTCCATGAAAACGACCCGTGGAATCTGGGCGACACGCTCACGCTCGCCAGCACCTTCTTCTACGCGGTCTACATCCTCGCGCTGGAAGAATGCGCCCGCCGCACCGCCAAGCAGCCGCTGCGCGCCACACGCATGGCCGCGGCGCAGGCGGCAGTCATGTTCGTCGCCGCCAGCATTCTCGTGGTCCTGCGCCACGGTGACATCGAAAGCGCGCTCGGCCCGTTGCTGGATCTGCCGACCTCCTCGTGGATCGCCCTCGCCTACCTCGGCGTCTTCGCCAGCGTGATGGTCGTGACCCTGCAGGCCTGGGGCCAGCAACGCGTGGATGCCATGCGCAGCGCGATCATCTACGGTCTCGAACCGGTGTTCGCCGCCACCGTGGGCTGGTTCCTGATTGGCGAGAGCCTTGGCCTGAACGGTCTGCTCGGCGCCGCACTGATCGTCGGTGCGTTGATCGTGAGCCAGTTGCAACCGCCCAAGGAACTCGCTGCGGCAGCTTGA
- the gatC gene encoding Asp-tRNA(Asn)/Glu-tRNA(Gln) amidotransferase subunit GatC, whose amino-acid sequence MALTHEDIARIANLARLELNETESERMLTGLNQFFEVVEQISAVDTSGVTPLAHPVATIQDIQLRLRDDVVSEPNNREANQKSAPAVENGYFLVPKVIE is encoded by the coding sequence ATGGCACTGACACACGAAGACATTGCCCGCATTGCCAATCTGGCGCGGCTGGAACTCAACGAAACAGAGAGTGAGCGCATGCTCACGGGACTCAATCAGTTCTTCGAAGTGGTCGAGCAGATCTCCGCCGTGGACACCTCGGGTGTGACGCCGCTGGCGCATCCCGTGGCGACCATTCAGGACATCCAGCTGCGCCTGCGTGACGACGTGGTGAGCGAGCCCAACAACCGCGAAGCCAATCAGAAGAGCGCACCAGCCGTGGAGAACGGCTACTTCCTCGTGCCCAAGGTGATCGAATAA
- the mreD gene encoding rod shape-determining protein MreD — MMMPKGQQLLLPVSPVFIVASFLIGLAVNILPLGRVVWTPDWLMVLLAFWGIHQPQRVGMSVAFILGLCMDVSQSALMGQHALVYCLLMFAAQMSSRRMLWFNVWLQALQMVPLFLGAHAIELLLRVISGGTLPGVEGLIAPALEAVLWPIASWILLAPQRRPPDPDENRPL; from the coding sequence ATCATGATGCCCAAGGGCCAGCAATTGCTGCTGCCGGTCAGCCCGGTGTTCATCGTGGCGAGCTTCCTCATCGGGCTTGCTGTCAATATTCTCCCGCTCGGGCGCGTTGTGTGGACACCCGACTGGCTCATGGTGCTGCTCGCGTTCTGGGGCATTCACCAGCCGCAGCGCGTGGGCATGAGCGTGGCCTTCATCCTCGGCCTGTGCATGGACGTAAGTCAGTCGGCGCTCATGGGTCAGCACGCGCTGGTGTACTGCTTGTTGATGTTCGCGGCACAGATGTCCAGCCGCCGCATGTTGTGGTTCAATGTGTGGCTGCAGGCGCTTCAGATGGTGCCGCTGTTCCTTGGCGCTCACGCCATCGAGCTGCTTTTGCGCGTGATCTCCGGAGGAACTTTGCCGGGGGTCGAAGGTCTGATTGCACCTGCGCTCGAAGCGGTGTTGTGGCCGATCGCTTCATGGATTCTGCTGGCTCCGCAGCGACGCCCGCCGGATCCGGACGAGAACCGTCCGCTGTGA
- the gatA gene encoding Asp-tRNA(Asn)/Glu-tRNA(Gln) amidotransferase subunit GatA, which yields MSTSTTDLHDLSLAQLAAKLKAREVSSVEAAQHFLARAKAQSDLGTFVHINEDVTLAQAKAADAAIAACSAAKLAGVPIAHKDLFVTKEFPTTAGSKMLTGYQSPFDATMVTKLAEAGCVTLGKLNMDEFAMGSANENSAIGKVLNPWDKTRVPGGSSGGSAAAIAARLAPGATGTDTGGSIRQPASFCGITGIKPTYGRASRYGMIAFASSLDQAGPMAKTAEDCALMLSAMCGPDPDRDSTSLDTPAEDFTQKLNDSIEGLRIGIPKEFFGDGLSADVRAAIDGALKEYEKLGAKLVPITLPRTELSIPVYYIIAPAEASSNLSRFDGVKFGHRAKDYTDLLDMYKKTRAEGFGDEVKRRIMIGAYVLSHGYYDAYYLQAQKIRRMIADDFQAAFKECDVIAGPTAPTVAWALGGKSDPLAAYLADIYTLPASLAGLPGMSVPAGFGEGGMPVGLQLIGNYFGEARLLNAAHKLQQATDFHLRQPATAAK from the coding sequence ATGAGTACATCCACCACTGATCTGCACGATCTGAGCCTCGCGCAACTGGCCGCCAAGCTCAAGGCCCGCGAGGTTTCCTCCGTCGAGGCCGCGCAGCATTTCCTCGCTCGTGCCAAGGCACAGAGCGATCTGGGCACATTCGTCCACATCAACGAAGACGTCACCCTCGCCCAGGCCAAGGCCGCCGATGCCGCAATTGCCGCCTGCAGCGCCGCCAAGCTCGCGGGTGTGCCGATTGCGCACAAGGACCTGTTCGTCACCAAGGAATTCCCGACGACAGCTGGCTCCAAGATGCTGACCGGCTACCAGTCGCCTTTCGACGCGACCATGGTCACCAAGCTCGCTGAAGCAGGCTGCGTGACGCTGGGCAAGCTCAACATGGACGAGTTCGCGATGGGCTCGGCCAATGAAAACTCCGCCATCGGCAAGGTGCTGAACCCCTGGGACAAGACCCGCGTTCCCGGCGGCTCCTCGGGCGGCTCGGCCGCTGCGATTGCTGCGCGCCTCGCACCCGGTGCCACCGGCACCGACACCGGCGGATCGATCCGTCAACCCGCATCGTTCTGCGGCATCACCGGCATCAAGCCGACGTACGGCCGCGCCAGCCGCTACGGCATGATCGCGTTCGCATCCAGCCTCGACCAGGCAGGCCCGATGGCCAAGACCGCCGAAGACTGCGCGCTGATGCTCTCCGCCATGTGCGGGCCGGACCCAGATCGCGATTCCACCAGCCTTGACACGCCCGCCGAAGACTTCACGCAGAAGCTGAACGATTCGATTGAGGGCCTGCGCATCGGCATCCCCAAGGAATTCTTCGGCGACGGCCTGTCTGCCGACGTGCGCGCAGCTATCGACGGTGCATTGAAGGAATACGAAAAGCTCGGCGCAAAATTAGTGCCCATCACGCTGCCACGCACCGAGCTGTCGATCCCCGTGTACTACATCATCGCGCCAGCCGAAGCCTCTTCGAATCTGAGCCGCTTTGACGGCGTGAAGTTCGGCCACCGCGCCAAGGACTACACCGACCTGCTCGACATGTACAAGAAGACCCGCGCCGAAGGCTTTGGCGACGAGGTCAAGCGCCGCATCATGATCGGCGCCTACGTGCTGAGCCACGGCTACTACGACGCCTACTACCTGCAAGCCCAGAAGATCCGCCGCATGATCGCCGACGACTTCCAGGCCGCGTTCAAAGAATGCGATGTCATCGCCGGCCCCACCGCACCGACCGTTGCATGGGCCCTTGGCGGCAAGAGCGACCCGCTCGCCGCCTATCTCGCCGACATCTACACCCTGCCAGCCTCGCTCGCAGGCCTGCCCGGCATGAGCGTGCCCGCCGGTTTCGGTGAAGGCGGCATGCCCGTGGGCCTGCAGCTCATCGGCAATTACTTCGGCGAAGCGCGCTTGCTGAATGCGGCGCACAAGCTGCAGCAGGCCACGGATTTCCATCTGCGCCAGCCTGCCACCGCCGCAAAGTAA
- the mreC gene encoding rod shape-determining protein MreC translates to MPLGTLDRKAPSLFKHGPSLLARLTLYSALALFLMVADARFHVTEPVRKVIATVLMPIQWLMLKPVELARGGAGYFQSLEDAQKGRDEAQLRMAAMSRQANQVELLLQENAQLRQQLELRDRVKAPGMAAQVVYDAADPYTRRVVIDRGQVAGVLPGSPVIDASGVLGQVTRVFPLSSEVTLLIDRDQAIPVRNMRTGTRGVAYGDPVMMHGGGMELRFMPSNADVQEGDMLSTSGMDGVYQAGLPVAKVIKVEKRADSSFSRIYCEPLAQMTGAQYVTVLQPLTDGVRAEVEAEVPAPKSGKVEKPAKARDLPGRAAAGGRP, encoded by the coding sequence ATGCCACTAGGCACACTCGACCGAAAGGCACCATCGCTTTTCAAGCATGGTCCGTCCCTCCTCGCTCGCCTGACTCTCTACAGCGCCTTGGCGCTGTTTTTGATGGTGGCGGATGCCCGTTTTCACGTTACCGAGCCGGTGCGCAAGGTCATTGCCACGGTGCTCATGCCCATCCAGTGGCTGATGCTCAAGCCCGTGGAGCTCGCGCGTGGCGGCGCGGGGTACTTCCAGTCGCTGGAAGACGCGCAGAAGGGCCGGGACGAGGCGCAATTGCGCATGGCGGCGATGTCCCGGCAGGCCAATCAGGTCGAGCTGCTCCTGCAGGAAAACGCCCAGCTGCGTCAGCAGCTGGAGCTGCGTGACCGTGTCAAGGCGCCGGGCATGGCCGCGCAGGTGGTCTACGACGCGGCTGATCCCTACACGCGTCGCGTGGTGATCGACCGGGGGCAGGTGGCGGGCGTGCTGCCGGGCTCACCGGTGATTGATGCCTCGGGCGTGCTGGGGCAGGTCACGCGGGTGTTTCCGCTGTCGTCCGAAGTCACCTTGTTGATCGACCGCGATCAGGCGATTCCAGTGCGCAACATGCGCACGGGCACGCGCGGCGTGGCCTATGGCGATCCGGTGATGATGCATGGTGGTGGCATGGAACTGCGTTTCATGCCCAGCAACGCCGATGTGCAGGAGGGCGACATGCTCAGCACCAGTGGCATGGATGGCGTCTACCAGGCAGGCCTGCCGGTGGCCAAGGTCATCAAGGTGGAGAAACGCGCCGATTCCTCGTTTTCGCGCATCTACTGCGAGCCGCTCGCCCAGATGACGGGCGCGCAATATGTGACGGTGCTGCAACCGCTTACCGATGGCGTGCGCGCCGAGGTTGAGGCCGAAGTGCCCGCACCGAAGTCCGGGAAGGTGGAAAAGCCTGCAAAGGCAAGAGATCTGCCGGGACGTGCGGCAGCGGGAGGTCGTCCATGA
- the mrdA gene encoding penicillin-binding protein 2: MTELRNVEADVSRFKLRVIVIGFVVMLAFCLIVSRLIVLQIVRHDDLAEQAESNRTAVVPIIPNRGLILDRNGVLLASNYSAYTLEITRAKVSNLEDTIDELGKIVEIGSRDRRKFKRLMEDSKSFESIPIRTRLTDEEVARFAAQRFRFPGVDIKARLFRSYPLGETGAHLIGYIGRINQREKERIEDSDDAANYRGTDYIGKLGVESSYEKTLHGHTGVERLETSAGGHAVRRLASYAATPGDTVMLSVDIKLQKLIEEMFGDRRGALVAMDPRNGEILALVSKPTFDPNLFVEGIDQENWAALNESINKPLLNRALRGTYPPGSTYKPFMGLAALQLNKRSPTQVYNDPGFFNFGGRTFRSHEGGLGGVDMYRAIQHSSNTYFYSLAVDMGVDTIHDFMKPLGFGQITGVDLNGEVRGILPSTEWKRNTYKRPEMKRWFSGETVSLGIGQGYNNFTILQLAAAEATLANGGTRYTPHIAKATKDSVTGKVTEIEQPPGLSLGYSAKNIEVIHKSLGLVNKVGTGARLFASAQYTSGGKTGTAQAVSMGQNVKYNARLLDEHKRDHSLFAAFAPLEEPRIAVAVIVENAGFGAAAAGPIVRRVFDYWLMGQYPSEADLAAVSKGQATAPTGTPRKVQDISIVTNEAPVP; encoded by the coding sequence ATGACTGAACTGCGAAATGTGGAGGCCGACGTCTCCCGCTTCAAGTTGCGGGTGATCGTCATCGGCTTTGTGGTGATGCTGGCCTTCTGCCTGATCGTCTCCCGCCTGATCGTGCTGCAGATCGTGCGCCATGACGATCTGGCTGAACAGGCCGAAAGCAATCGCACGGCGGTCGTTCCCATCATTCCCAATCGCGGCCTGATTCTCGACCGCAACGGCGTGCTGCTGGCTTCGAACTATTCGGCCTACACGCTGGAAATCACCCGCGCCAAGGTCTCCAATCTGGAGGACACCATCGACGAGCTGGGCAAGATCGTCGAGATCGGTTCGCGCGACCGCCGCAAGTTCAAGCGGCTGATGGAAGACTCCAAGAGTTTTGAATCGATTCCGATCCGCACGCGCCTGACTGACGAGGAAGTCGCACGCTTTGCGGCACAGCGTTTCCGCTTTCCGGGCGTGGACATCAAGGCGCGATTGTTTCGCAGCTACCCGCTCGGTGAAACCGGTGCGCATCTGATCGGCTATATCGGCCGCATCAATCAGCGCGAGAAGGAGCGCATTGAAGACTCCGATGATGCGGCCAACTACCGGGGCACCGACTACATCGGCAAGCTCGGCGTCGAATCCTCGTATGAGAAGACGCTGCACGGCCACACGGGCGTGGAGCGTCTCGAGACTTCGGCCGGTGGTCACGCTGTCCGACGCCTCGCGAGCTATGCCGCGACGCCTGGCGACACGGTCATGCTGTCGGTCGACATCAAGCTGCAAAAGCTCATCGAAGAAATGTTCGGCGACCGCCGAGGGGCGCTGGTCGCCATGGACCCGCGCAACGGCGAAATTCTCGCGCTCGTGAGCAAGCCCACGTTCGACCCCAATCTCTTCGTCGAAGGTATCGATCAGGAAAACTGGGCCGCACTCAACGAGTCGATCAACAAGCCGCTGCTCAATCGCGCCTTGCGTGGCACCTATCCGCCGGGTTCGACCTACAAGCCATTCATGGGCTTGGCAGCGTTGCAACTCAACAAGCGTTCGCCCACGCAGGTCTACAACGACCCCGGCTTCTTCAACTTCGGCGGCCGCACCTTCCGCAGCCACGAGGGCGGTCTCGGCGGTGTGGACATGTACCGCGCCATCCAGCATTCGAGCAACACCTATTTCTATTCGCTGGCTGTGGACATGGGGGTGGACACGATCCACGACTTCATGAAGCCTCTTGGCTTCGGTCAGATCACCGGCGTGGACCTGAATGGCGAGGTGCGCGGCATCCTGCCCAGCACCGAGTGGAAGCGCAACACCTACAAGCGCCCTGAAATGAAGCGCTGGTTCTCGGGCGAGACGGTATCGCTGGGCATCGGTCAGGGTTACAACAACTTCACTATCCTTCAACTGGCGGCCGCTGAGGCCACGCTTGCCAACGGTGGTACGCGCTACACGCCGCACATTGCCAAAGCGACCAAGGATTCGGTCACTGGCAAGGTCACAGAAATCGAACAGCCGCCCGGGCTTTCGTTGGGCTACTCCGCGAAGAACATCGAGGTCATCCACAAGTCGCTAGGACTGGTGAACAAGGTGGGTACCGGCGCACGATTGTTTGCGAGCGCGCAGTACACCTCGGGCGGCAAGACCGGTACGGCGCAGGCCGTGAGCATGGGGCAGAACGTGAAGTACAACGCGCGTCTGCTGGATGAGCACAAGCGCGATCATTCGCTGTTCGCTGCCTTCGCGCCACTGGAAGAGCCGCGCATCGCGGTCGCGGTGATCGTGGAGAACGCGGGTTTCGGTGCGGCCGCGGCTGGCCCCATCGTGCGGCGCGTGTTCGACTATTGGCTCATGGGGCAGTACCCGAGCGAAGCGGATCTTGCCGCAGTGTCCAAGGGCCAAGCGACGGCGCCCACGGGGACACCGCGCAAGGTGCAAGATATTTCGATAGTGACCAACGAGGCGCCCGTGCCTTGA
- the gatB gene encoding Asp-tRNA(Asn)/Glu-tRNA(Gln) amidotransferase subunit GatB, giving the protein MTEKTIKLINGYEVVIGFETHSQLAAQSKIFSRASTAFGAEPNTQACPVDLALPGTLPVMNKKAVECAIKLGLALGSHIAPVSIFARKNYFYPDLPKGYQISQFEIPVVQGGEVSFFVGDEKRTVRLVRAHLEEDAGKSVHDEFIGQSGIDLNRAGTPLLEIVTEPDMSSTEEAVAYAKELHKIVTWIGICDGNMQEGSFRCDANVSVRKPGQPLGTRREIKNLNSFKNMQIAIDYEIRWQIEEIEDGRKIQQATVLFNPDTGETRAMRTKEDSADYRYFPDPDLPPLHVATDWIERVKADMPELPRHRAARFVEQYSLPEYDATTLTQSQGMADYFEAAAKVCEQPKLASNWVMGEISRRLNIEEIAVEQSKVSAEQLGALIKRIQDGTISNNAAKQVFEALWTGEGSDVDAVIEAKGLKQMNDTGALEKIIDEVIAANPVNVEQYRAGKDKAFNALVGQVMKASKGKANPGQVNDLLKAKLV; this is encoded by the coding sequence ATGACCGAAAAAACCATCAAGCTGATCAACGGCTACGAAGTGGTGATTGGCTTTGAAACCCACTCCCAGCTCGCCGCGCAGTCCAAGATCTTCAGCCGCGCCAGCACAGCCTTCGGCGCCGAGCCCAACACGCAGGCCTGCCCGGTCGATCTGGCGCTGCCTGGCACGCTGCCGGTGATGAACAAGAAGGCCGTGGAATGTGCGATCAAGCTGGGCCTGGCGCTCGGCTCGCACATCGCGCCCGTGAGCATCTTTGCGCGCAAGAACTATTTCTACCCCGATCTGCCCAAGGGCTACCAGATCAGCCAGTTCGAGATCCCCGTCGTGCAAGGCGGCGAGGTGAGCTTCTTCGTCGGCGACGAAAAGCGCACCGTGCGCCTGGTGCGCGCCCACCTGGAAGAAGATGCGGGCAAATCCGTGCACGATGAGTTCATCGGCCAATCCGGCATCGACCTGAACCGCGCCGGAACGCCGCTGCTCGAAATCGTGACCGAGCCCGACATGAGCAGCACCGAAGAAGCGGTTGCATACGCGAAAGAGCTGCACAAGATCGTCACCTGGATCGGCATCTGCGACGGCAACATGCAGGAAGGCTCGTTCCGCTGCGATGCGAACGTCTCGGTGCGCAAGCCCGGCCAGCCGCTGGGTACGCGCCGCGAGATCAAGAACCTGAACTCGTTCAAGAACATGCAGATCGCGATCGACTACGAGATCCGCTGGCAGATCGAAGAAATCGAAGACGGCCGCAAGATCCAGCAGGCCACCGTGCTCTTCAACCCCGACACCGGCGAAACCCGCGCCATGCGCACCAAGGAAGACAGCGCCGACTACCGCTACTTCCCCGACCCGGATCTGCCGCCGCTGCACGTGGCCACCGATTGGATCGAGCGCGTGAAGGCCGACATGCCCGAGCTGCCCCGCCACCGTGCAGCACGTTTCGTCGAGCAATACAGCCTGCCCGAATACGATGCCACCACACTCACGCAGAGCCAGGGCATGGCCGACTATTTCGAAGCCGCCGCCAAGGTCTGCGAACAACCCAAGCTCGCCTCGAACTGGGTCATGGGTGAAATCTCGCGCCGCCTGAACATCGAGGAAATCGCCGTCGAGCAGTCCAAGGTGAGCGCCGAACAACTGGGCGCGCTGATCAAGCGCATCCAAGACGGCACCATCAGCAACAACGCAGCCAAGCAGGTCTTCGAAGCGCTGTGGACCGGTGAAGGCTCGGACGTCGATGCAGTGATCGAGGCCAAAGGCCTCAAGCAGATGAATGACACTGGCGCGCTGGAAAAGATCATCGACGAAGTGATCGCCGCCAACCCCGTCAACGTGGAGCAATACCGCGCCGGCAAGGACAAGGCGTTCAACGCGCTCGTCGGTCAGGTGATGAAGGCGTCCAAGGGCAAGGCCAATCCGGGACAGGTGAACGATTTGCTGAAGGCGAAGCTGGTTTAA
- a CDS encoding rod shape-determining protein: MFGAFRRYFSTDLAIDLGTANTLIFARDKGIVLDEPSVVAIRHEGGPHGKKVIQAVGREAKAMLGKVPGNIEAIRPMKDGVIADFVITENMIKQFIKMVHPRSVLTPSPRIIICVPCGSTQVERRAIRDAAEAAGATSVDLIEEPMAAGIGAGLPVSEASGSMVVDIGGGTTEVGVISLGGMVYKGSVRVGGDKFDEAIINYIRRNYGMLIGEPTAESIKKQIGSAFPGSEVKEMEVKGRNLSEGVPRSFTISSNEVLEALTEPLNQIVSAVKNALEQTPPELGADIAERGMMLTGGGALLRDLDRLLAEETGLPVLVAEEPLTCVVRGCGIALERMDRHGGIFTNE, encoded by the coding sequence ATGTTCGGAGCTTTCCGTCGGTACTTCTCCACCGACCTCGCCATCGATCTGGGCACCGCCAACACCCTGATCTTCGCCCGTGACAAGGGCATTGTCCTCGACGAACCTTCCGTGGTTGCCATCCGCCATGAAGGCGGACCGCATGGCAAGAAAGTGATCCAGGCCGTGGGTCGTGAGGCCAAGGCCATGCTCGGCAAGGTGCCAGGCAACATCGAAGCCATCCGTCCGATGAAGGACGGCGTGATCGCGGACTTCGTGATCACCGAAAACATGATCAAGCAGTTCATCAAGATGGTGCATCCGCGCTCGGTGCTCACACCGAGCCCCCGGATAATCATTTGCGTGCCCTGCGGGTCCACACAAGTTGAGCGCCGCGCGATTCGCGACGCAGCAGAAGCCGCTGGTGCCACTTCGGTCGATCTGATCGAAGAGCCCATGGCAGCCGGCATCGGTGCAGGCCTTCCGGTGTCGGAAGCATCGGGTTCGATGGTGGTCGACATCGGCGGAGGCACGACCGAAGTGGGCGTGATCTCGCTGGGCGGCATGGTCTACAAGGGCTCTGTGCGCGTGGGTGGTGACAAGTTTGACGAAGCCATCATCAATTACATCCGCCGCAACTACGGCATGCTGATTGGCGAGCCGACTGCCGAGTCGATCAAGAAGCAGATTGGCTCAGCCTTCCCCGGCTCCGAGGTCAAGGAAATGGAAGTCAAAGGCCGCAACCTGTCCGAAGGTGTGCCGCGCAGCTTCACGATCTCCAGCAACGAAGTGCTGGAAGCCCTGACTGAGCCGCTCAACCAGATCGTCTCGGCCGTGAAGAATGCGCTGGAGCAGACGCCTCCCGAGCTGGGCGCCGACATCGCCGAGCGCGGCATGATGCTGACCGGCGGCGGTGCGCTGCTGCGTGACCTCGACCGTCTGCTGGCCGAGGAAACCGGCCTGCCAGTGCTGGTTGCCGAAGAGCCGCTGACCTGCGTGGTGCGCGGTTGCGGTATTGCGCTGGAGCGCATGGATCGCCACGGCGGCATCTTCACCAACGAGTGA
- a CDS encoding amino acid ABC transporter permease has product MLLALWPAHWSRSQRSNATLVAALVLMVLVLALLGQFLSYFPEPIGSNAAFFAEGALTTLYLTIVSGIVGIVLGTASALARTSRHAWLRWIAGIYIWAIRGTPLLVQILFVYFALPVLVPGLNLPDFAAAVVALGLNVGAYNSEAVRAGLLAVPRGQTEAARALGLPKSRVFLDVVFPQAFKISLPPLVSNFVALLKDSSLAYAIGVVELTNVGNRVQSATFQPVETLVTVAITYLILTTLVTQVAAAIEYRFDVEGRVK; this is encoded by the coding sequence ATGCTTCTTGCCCTTTGGCCCGCACACTGGAGCCGCTCCCAGCGCAGCAATGCAACGCTGGTGGCGGCTTTGGTGTTGATGGTGCTGGTTCTTGCACTGCTCGGCCAGTTCCTCTCGTATTTCCCCGAACCCATCGGCTCGAACGCCGCCTTCTTCGCCGAAGGCGCGCTCACCACGCTGTATCTCACCATCGTGAGTGGCATCGTCGGCATCGTGCTCGGCACCGCCTCGGCGCTCGCGCGCACCTCGCGCCATGCCTGGCTGCGCTGGATCGCCGGCATCTACATCTGGGCCATTCGCGGCACGCCGCTCTTGGTGCAGATCCTGTTCGTCTATTTCGCCCTGCCCGTGCTGGTGCCGGGCCTGAACCTGCCCGACTTCGCCGCCGCCGTCGTGGCGCTCGGCCTGAACGTGGGCGCGTACAACTCCGAAGCCGTGCGCGCCGGTCTGCTGGCCGTGCCGCGCGGCCAGACCGAAGCCGCCCGCGCGCTCGGACTGCCCAAGAGCCGCGTGTTCCTCGACGTGGTGTTTCCGCAGGCCTTCAAGATTTCGCTGCCGCCACTGGTGAGCAACTTCGTGGCGCTGCTCAAGGATTCGTCTCTGGCCTACGCCATCGGCGTGGTCGAGCTCACCAACGTCGGCAACCGCGTCCAGTCGGCCACCTTCCAGCCGGTGGAAACACTGGTGACCGTGGCCATCACCTATCTGATCCTGACCACACTGGTCACGCAGGTGGCGGCCGCCATCGAGTACCGCTTCGATGTGGAGGGACGCGTCAAATGA
- a CDS encoding amino acid ABC transporter ATP-binding protein encodes MSELQQKPQKCYIVADQVCKSFGTHQVLKDVSTSFNTGEVTVIIGASGSGKSTLLRAINRLEPHDSGTITIDGKPVTDDEKTLQAQRCEVGMVFQQFNLFGNMTVLDNISLAPRRIRGLSREQANAKAMTLLTRVGLKDHAHKYPWQLSGGQQQRVAIARALAMEPKVMLFDEPTSALDPEMVQEVLDVMRELAKGGMTMIIVTHEMGFAREVADRVMFFDQGRIAAEAPPAEFFGNPANDRIRAFIGRMTPH; translated from the coding sequence ATGAGCGAACTTCAACAAAAACCGCAGAAGTGCTACATCGTCGCCGACCAGGTCTGCAAGTCCTTCGGCACACACCAGGTGCTCAAAGACGTCTCAACCTCGTTCAACACCGGCGAGGTCACCGTGATCATCGGCGCGTCCGGCTCGGGCAAGAGCACCTTGCTGCGCGCGATCAACCGCCTCGAGCCGCACGACAGCGGCACCATCACCATCGACGGCAAGCCCGTCACCGACGACGAGAAGACGTTGCAGGCACAGCGCTGCGAAGTCGGCATGGTGTTCCAGCAGTTCAACCTGTTTGGCAACATGACGGTGCTGGACAACATCTCCCTCGCGCCGCGCCGCATTCGCGGCCTCTCGCGCGAGCAGGCCAATGCCAAGGCCATGACGCTGCTCACCCGCGTGGGCCTCAAGGACCATGCGCACAAGTATCCTTGGCAACTCTCGGGCGGCCAGCAGCAGCGCGTAGCGATCGCCCGCGCGCTCGCGATGGAGCCCAAAGTGATGCTGTTCGACGAGCCCACCTCCGCGCTCGACCCCGAAATGGTTCAGGAAGTGCTCGACGTCATGCGCGAACTCGCCAAGGGCGGCATGACCATGATCATCGTCACCCACGAAATGGGCTTCGCCCGCGAAGTCGCCGACCGCGTGATGTTCTTCGACCAGGGCCGCATCGCCGCCGAAGCGCCACCCGCCGAATTCTTCGGCAACCCCGCCAATGACCGGATCCGGGCCTTCATCGGTCGCATGACACCACATTGA